The following coding sequences lie in one Aphis gossypii isolate Hap1 unplaced genomic scaffold, ASM2018417v2 Contig00485, whole genome shotgun sequence genomic window:
- the LOC126554404 gene encoding uncharacterized protein LOC126554404, with the protein MFEEGDDDFIYFKNYKNTQRIPIVIYADFECILNPKQPVKFIQSDKLRFRETIKVFSIKVLDLVTRKGVFPYEYVDSWSKLNDSFLPSKLEFYSSLTDENITDDDYIHAKNVWNVFNIKTLGEYSDHYLKTDVVILADVFENFRDLCLSTLELDPAHYMTAPGFAYDCMLKYTKIELERLKCPNMLLFIENSIRGGITQSTKRYAKANIPNIEGLNYNSNEPITWITYLDCVNLYGKSMLTELPFKDFEWVDDLNIDVTKIADDSEVGYILEVDVDYPKNLHKTHNDFPFLPLNECPPNSKVKKLLTTLLPKKNYIVHYKNLKQAISHGLKLVKIHRAIRFSQKKWMSSYIEFCTKMRTEAKNEFEKEFWKLLINSVFGKCMENVRTRTSIKLVSSGKKANKLMAKTNFKDRTIYSKNLMAIHQHKETIKFDKAIYVGSAILDVSKTFMYDFHYNVMKKKYGRKISSLYSDTDSLIYTIQTKNFFDDLKNDLLPYFDTSNYPKDHYCFSEIHKSQPGFFKDELKSIILKEFVSLRPKLYAYKTIDDTVEKKAKEILNAFINHRSVEKKQSHRNMNFIQSNKHVVHSKTMNKLVLSANDDKRYIMNDGINTLAYGHYKLTK; encoded by the exons ATGTTTGAAGAAGGAGATGACGATTTCATATacttcaaaaactataaaaatactcaaCGAATTCCAATTGTTATATACGCCGACTtcgaatgtattttaaacccAAAACAACCTGTTAAATTCATTCAAAGTg ATAAGTTGAGGTTTAGAGaaactattaaagtattttctattaaagtgTTAGATTTAGTTACACGAAAAGGAGTCTTCCCTTATGAATATGTTGATAGTTGGAGTAAACTTAATGATTCTTTTTTACCTTCAAAGCTTGAATTTTATAGCTCTCTAAccgatgaaaatattactgatGACGATTATATACATgcgaaaaatgtatggaacgtgtttaatataaagaCATTAGGTGAATATAgcgatcattatttaaaaactgatgTTGTAATACTAGCTGAcgtgtttgaaaatttcagagACTTATGTTTATCTACTCTTGAACTAGATCCTGCTCATTATATGACTGCTCCGGGATTTGCGTATGACTGTAtgcttaaatatactaaaatcgAATTAGAAAGGTTAAAATGTCCTAACATGCTTTTGTTTATCGAGAACTCTATTCGTGGTGGAATAACTCAATCAACTAAAAGATATGCTAAAGCAAACATACCAAATATTGAAggattgaattataattctaaTGAACCGATTACATGGATAACATATCTTgattgtgtaaatttatatggaaAGTCTATGTTGACAGAATTACCTTTTAAAGATTTTGAATGGGTTGATGACTTAAACATAGACGTAACTAAAATTGCTGATGATTCTGAAGTTGGATATATATTAGAAGTTGATGTCGACTACCCTAAAAATTTGCATAAAACTCATAATGATTTCCCGTTTTTACCGTTAAACGAATGTCCGCCAAATTCTAAAGTTAAGAAATTGTTAACTACACTATTaccgaaaaaaaactatattgttcattacaaaaatttaaagcaAGCTATTTCACACGGTCTTAAACTTGTAAAAATTCATCGTGCTATCCGATTTTCTCAAAAGAAATGGATGTCATCGTACATTGAATTCTGTACTAAAATGAGAACAGAAGCTAAAAACGAGTTTGAAAAAGAATTCTGGAagcttttaattaatagtgtttttggaaaatgtatggagaacgtTCGAACAAGAACTTCTATAAAACTGGTTTCATCGGGAAAAAaagctaataaattaatggcaaaaactaattttaaggaTAGAACTATATACTCTAAGAATCTTATGGCTATTCATCAACATAAGGAAACTATTAAATTCGATAAGGCGATTTATGTAGGATCTGCAATTTTAGACGTTTCGAAAActtttatgtatgattttcattataatgtaatgaaaaagaaatatgGTAGAAAAATTAGTTCTTTATATTCGGATACAGATTCCTTGATATATAccattcaaacaaaaaattttttcgatgatttaaaaaatgatttattgccATATTTTGACACATCTAATTATCCTAAAGACCATTATTGCTTTAGTGAAATTCATAAAAGCCAACCAGGATTCTTCAAGGACGaacttaaatcaataattcttAAAGAATTCGTTTCATTAAGACCGAAATTATACGCTTATAAAACCATAGATGATACTGtagaaaaaaaagcaaaag AGATATTAAATGCTTTTATCAACCATAGATCTGTTGAGAAAAAACAATCTCACAGAAACATGAACTTCATTCAATCGAATAAACATGTTGTTCATTCAAAAACAATGAACAAGCTTGTTCTCAGTGCCAATGACGATAAAAGATATATAATGAATGATGGGATAAATACATTGGCGTATGGTCATTACAAactcacaaaataa